One genomic window of Eggerthella timonensis includes the following:
- a CDS encoding aldo/keto reductase, translating into MEYLTLSNGVQMPFLGYGVYQVDANDAERCVSDALEVGYRHIDTAQTYYNEEGVGRAVAKSGVARDELFLTTKVWIYHAGEENAAASIDGSLRKLGCDYVDLLLIHQPFGDYYGTWRALEAAYRSGKARAIGVSNFYPDRLVDLCRFSEIKPMVNQVETHVFQQQRTAREVMDRYGVAHESWGPFAEGRNGFFSNPVLAAVGAKHGKTVAQTALRFLVQSGVAAIPKSSRKERMQENLEVFDFKLDGEDMDALRALDTGESLFFSHYDPEFVESMADFGQRVM; encoded by the coding sequence ATGGAATACCTCACTTTGAGCAATGGTGTGCAAATGCCCTTTTTGGGCTATGGCGTGTACCAGGTGGACGCAAACGATGCAGAACGCTGCGTGAGCGACGCCCTGGAGGTCGGCTACCGTCACATCGACACCGCCCAGACGTATTACAACGAGGAAGGCGTCGGGCGCGCCGTCGCGAAAAGCGGCGTGGCGCGCGACGAGCTGTTCCTCACCACCAAGGTGTGGATCTACCACGCCGGCGAGGAGAACGCGGCGGCCTCCATCGACGGCTCCCTGCGCAAGTTGGGGTGCGACTACGTCGACCTGCTGTTGATCCACCAGCCCTTCGGCGATTACTACGGAACATGGAGGGCCCTGGAGGCCGCCTACCGCTCCGGCAAGGCGCGCGCCATCGGCGTGTCGAACTTCTACCCGGACCGTCTGGTCGACCTCTGTCGATTCAGCGAGATCAAGCCCATGGTGAACCAGGTGGAGACGCACGTGTTCCAGCAACAGCGCACCGCACGCGAGGTTATGGACCGCTACGGCGTGGCACACGAATCCTGGGGACCCTTCGCCGAGGGGCGCAACGGCTTCTTCTCAAACCCGGTGCTCGCGGCCGTGGGCGCGAAGCACGGCAAGACGGTTGCGCAGACGGCGCTGCGCTTCCTCGTGCAAAGCGGCGTGGCAGCCATTCCCAAGTCGTCGCGCAAGGAGCGCATGCAGGAGAACCTCGAGGTATTCGACTTCAAGCTGGACGGCGAGGACATGGACGCCCTGCGCGCGCTCGATACGGGGGAAAGCCTCTTCTTCAGCCATTACGACCCTGAGTTCGTCGAGTCCATGGCCGACTTCGGCCAGCGCGTGATGTAG
- a CDS encoding LysR family transcriptional regulator, with the protein MELEQLRQLDAVASCGTFSAAAERTNISQPALSRSMRRLEAELGASLFERTRNSAELNEAGRLALEHAQGILRDVARMQEDLDGLHARRSMLRVGTCAPAPLWRLMPAIAERRPELVANPETMPVAELERRLLDGSLDFAILPHRPEGEGVRVAPIMREDLCAFLPRSHPLAGRSSLSLAELDGETFLLYAGVGFWRGICERLMPRAHYVTQGDYLVFSQLARTSPLPSFVTNESELKRAGLDRVSVPLEDADVHVTFYLAMRDRSDHSLGELMDWLERRLALS; encoded by the coding sequence ATGGAATTGGAGCAGCTGAGGCAGCTCGATGCGGTGGCATCGTGCGGGACGTTTTCGGCTGCTGCGGAACGCACGAACATCTCGCAGCCGGCGCTGAGCCGCTCGATGCGCCGCCTCGAGGCGGAGCTGGGCGCGAGCCTGTTCGAGCGCACCAGGAACAGCGCGGAGCTCAACGAGGCCGGCCGGCTGGCGCTCGAGCATGCCCAGGGCATCCTGCGCGACGTCGCCCGCATGCAGGAGGACCTCGACGGCCTGCATGCTCGCCGCAGCATGCTGCGCGTCGGCACGTGCGCGCCCGCGCCGCTGTGGCGGCTCATGCCCGCCATCGCCGAGCGCCGCCCCGAGCTTGTGGCCAACCCCGAGACGATGCCTGTGGCCGAGCTCGAACGCAGGCTGCTGGACGGCAGCCTCGATTTCGCCATACTGCCGCATCGCCCGGAGGGGGAGGGCGTGCGGGTGGCACCCATCATGCGCGAGGACCTGTGTGCGTTCCTGCCGCGCTCGCATCCGCTGGCGGGCCGCTCCTCCCTCTCGCTTGCGGAGCTGGACGGCGAGACGTTCCTGCTGTACGCCGGGGTCGGGTTCTGGCGCGGCATCTGCGAGCGCCTCATGCCGCGCGCCCACTATGTCACGCAGGGTGACTACCTGGTGTTCAGCCAGCTGGCGCGCACCTCGCCGCTGCCGAGCTTCGTCACCAACGAGTCCGAGCTGAAGCGTGCCGGCCTCGACCGCGTGTCCGTTCCGCTCGAAGACGCCGACGTGCACGTGACGTTTTACCTGGCCATGCGCGATCGGTCGGACCATTCGCTGGGCGAGCTCATGGATTGGCTGGAGCGCCGGCTGGCCTTGAGCTGA
- a CDS encoding flavodoxin, whose product MTNDKKILVAYFSASGETERLARTIAQTTGGDLHEIEPAVRYTAADLDWNDKRSRSSVEMNDPSSRPAVAGRVGNMDAYDVVFVGFPIWWYVAPTIVSTFLEAYDFSGKTVVPFATSGGSGLGGTESILRACCSPATTWKPGKRLSSHASEAEVARWVEGLGL is encoded by the coding sequence ATGACGAACGACAAGAAAATCCTCGTGGCGTACTTTTCCGCAAGCGGCGAGACGGAGCGGCTCGCGCGGACGATCGCGCAGACGACGGGCGGCGACCTGCACGAAATCGAGCCCGCCGTGCGCTACACGGCGGCCGACCTCGATTGGAACGACAAGCGCAGCCGCAGCAGCGTCGAGATGAACGATCCCTCCTCGCGCCCAGCCGTCGCAGGCCGCGTAGGCAACATGGACGCCTATGACGTCGTGTTCGTCGGCTTCCCCATCTGGTGGTACGTGGCGCCGACGATCGTCAGCACGTTTCTGGAAGCCTACGACTTCTCGGGCAAGACGGTCGTGCCCTTCGCCACGTCAGGCGGAAGCGGCTTGGGCGGCACCGAGTCCATCCTACGCGCCTGCTGCTCGCCGGCGACGACGTGGAAGCCCGGCAAGCGCCTCTCGAGCCATGCAAGCGAAGCCGAGGTGGCCCGCTGGGTGGAGGGCCTCGGGCTGTAG
- a CDS encoding UDP-glucose--hexose-1-phosphate uridylyltransferase, which produces MSAPLPPPSEVRAAFGRLLGRDAEQAVAYLHDLGVSSGYLASAAGARSIRWTSESAYGPLECTINLAKPEKDPRAIAAAASAAGGAGGAGAASRPAAGGAGTASRPAAGGGVGVPQCDLCWENEGFPGTPEHPAKPGLRIAAIELGGERWGLQFSPYAYFDEHCIALSAEHRPMKIDEAGFERLLDFIDLFPFYFVGSNADLPIVGGSILSHDHFQGGRHTFPLMNAPVERAVELPGLPEVRVGVVTWPASVLRLASRDRAALVRAAARVLDAWRDFSFEPAGVRACSRSADGATVRHNTLNPIVRRVGPAYVMDLVLRNNRTDGARPWGVFHPGEELHHIKKENIGLIEIMGLAVLPPRLARELPIVQRELIAAAREGRSPRELEARLLTCADTAPHAPWAADVLARRGAELAADGADGPHAGAEGGAPGPVVREEVARVFAAVLESTGVFKRDETGTAGWDAFLEELG; this is translated from the coding sequence ATGAGCGCGCCGCTGCCGCCGCCGAGCGAAGTGCGCGCCGCCTTCGGCCGCCTGCTCGGGCGCGATGCCGAACAGGCGGTTGCATACCTGCACGACCTGGGCGTTTCGTCCGGCTACCTCGCGAGCGCGGCCGGCGCGCGATCCATCCGCTGGACGAGCGAAAGCGCGTACGGGCCGCTCGAATGCACGATCAACCTCGCAAAACCCGAAAAGGACCCGCGCGCCATCGCGGCGGCGGCGAGCGCGGCGGGTGGCGCAGGGGGCGCGGGCGCGGCATCCCGCCCGGCGGCGGGTGGCGCAGGGACGGCGTCCCGCCCGGCGGCCGGCGGCGGCGTCGGCGTACCGCAGTGCGACCTCTGCTGGGAGAACGAGGGGTTCCCCGGCACGCCCGAGCACCCCGCCAAGCCGGGCCTGCGCATCGCCGCCATCGAGCTGGGCGGCGAGCGCTGGGGGCTGCAGTTCTCGCCGTACGCGTACTTCGACGAGCACTGCATAGCGCTGTCCGCGGAGCATCGGCCCATGAAGATCGACGAGGCAGGCTTCGAGCGGCTGCTCGACTTCATCGACCTGTTCCCGTTCTACTTCGTCGGCTCGAACGCCGACCTGCCCATCGTGGGCGGCTCCATCCTCTCCCACGACCACTTCCAGGGCGGGCGCCATACGTTCCCCCTCATGAACGCGCCCGTCGAGCGCGCCGTCGAGCTGCCGGGGCTGCCGGAGGTGCGCGTCGGCGTCGTGACGTGGCCCGCGTCGGTGCTGCGCCTCGCCTCGCGCGACCGCGCCGCCCTCGTGCGGGCGGCGGCGCGCGTGCTGGACGCGTGGCGGGACTTCTCGTTCGAGCCGGCCGGCGTGCGCGCATGCAGCCGCAGCGCCGACGGCGCGACCGTGCGCCACAACACGCTCAACCCCATCGTGCGGCGCGTCGGCCCCGCCTACGTCATGGACCTCGTGCTGCGCAACAACCGAACCGACGGCGCGCGCCCATGGGGCGTCTTCCATCCCGGCGAGGAGCTGCACCACATCAAGAAGGAGAACATCGGCCTCATCGAGATCATGGGGCTTGCCGTGCTGCCGCCCCGCCTCGCCCGCGAGCTGCCGATCGTGCAGCGCGAGCTGATCGCGGCTGCGCGCGAAGGACGCTCCCCGCGCGAGCTGGAGGCGCGCCTGTTGACCTGCGCGGACACCGCGCCCCACGCCCCCTGGGCGGCCGACGTGCTGGCCCGGCGAGGCGCGGAGCTCGCTGCGGATGGCGCGGACGGCCCGCACGCCGGCGCCGAGGGCGGCGCGCCCGGCCCCGTCGTGCGCGAGGAGGTCGCCCGGGTGTTCGCCGCCGTCCTCGAGTCAACCGGCGTCTTCAAACGCGACGAAACCGGCACCGCAGGCTGGGACGCGTTCCTCGAGGAGCTGGGCTAG
- a CDS encoding galactokinase, with product MTGVCAAAVRASAPGRVELAGNHTDHQGGCTISAAIDRRIHAFATPNGTDEIRVSMEGFGDAAMRCDELDPRDAERGTSLALVRGMAAAYTRAGGTLVGFDATVRSDLPSGGGLSSSAAFEMLFGVLLRALGGPADAAPPDPVALALEGAQAERAYFGKPCGVQDQLASACGGIAALDFSGDVPRVDPIDFNWEDSGYALCLVDSRCDHAAYADEYAAVPADMRAVAERFGHDRLEDVPYPAFLDGLGDVRGRLGDRAALRALHYFEETRRVRAQREALAAGDVEAFLEGVRRSGASSAQFLQNVSPRGDGSGDEQPAMVILALCEHLLGGRGAWRIHGGGFGGSVLAFVPSDEADAFRASMDALLGYEACLPVTVGAPGARAERIDR from the coding sequence ATGACGGGCGTGTGCGCGGCGGCGGTGCGCGCTTCGGCCCCCGGGCGGGTGGAGCTGGCGGGCAACCACACCGACCATCAGGGAGGATGCACGATCTCGGCCGCCATCGACCGGCGCATCCACGCGTTCGCGACGCCGAATGGCACCGACGAGATCCGCGTGAGCATGGAGGGCTTCGGCGACGCGGCGATGCGCTGCGACGAGCTGGACCCGCGCGACGCCGAGCGCGGCACGTCGCTCGCGCTCGTGCGCGGCATGGCCGCCGCGTACACGCGCGCGGGCGGAACGCTCGTCGGGTTCGACGCGACCGTGCGCTCCGACCTCCCCTCCGGAGGCGGGCTCTCGTCGTCGGCCGCGTTCGAGATGCTGTTCGGCGTGCTGCTGCGCGCGCTCGGCGGCCCCGCCGACGCCGCGCCGCCCGATCCCGTCGCCCTCGCGCTCGAGGGCGCGCAGGCCGAGCGCGCCTACTTCGGAAAGCCCTGCGGCGTGCAGGACCAGCTGGCGAGCGCGTGCGGCGGCATCGCGGCGCTCGACTTCTCGGGCGACGTGCCGCGCGTCGATCCCATCGACTTCAACTGGGAGGACTCCGGATACGCGCTGTGCCTCGTGGACAGCCGCTGCGACCATGCCGCCTACGCGGACGAGTACGCCGCCGTCCCCGCCGACATGCGCGCCGTCGCCGAGCGATTCGGGCACGACCGGCTGGAGGACGTCCCCTATCCCGCCTTCCTCGACGGGCTCGGAGACGTGCGCGGCCGGCTGGGCGATCGCGCGGCGCTGCGCGCGCTCCACTACTTCGAGGAGACCCGGCGCGTGCGCGCACAGCGCGAGGCGCTCGCGGCCGGCGACGTCGAGGCGTTCCTCGAGGGCGTGCGGCGCTCGGGCGCGTCGTCGGCCCAGTTCCTGCAGAACGTGTCGCCCCGCGGCGACGGCTCGGGCGACGAGCAGCCGGCCATGGTGATCCTCGCGCTGTGCGAACACTTGCTGGGCGGGCGCGGAGCGTGGCGCATCCACGGCGGCGGGTTCGGCGGAAGCGTGCTGGCCTTCGTGCCGTCCGACGAGGCGGACGCGTTTCGCGCGTCGATGGACGCGCTGCTGGGCTACGAGGCCTGCCTTCCCGTGACGGTCGGGGCGCCGGGAGCGCGTGCCGAGAGGATCGACCGATGA